A part of Chloroflexota bacterium genomic DNA contains:
- the hypA gene encoding hydrogenase maturation nickel metallochaperone HypA → MHELSVTESVLEIACKHGEKARAKKVTDIFLVIGKLSSIVDDSVQFYWDFISKGTLCEGATLHFKRIPAELICLDCDHKYTLDDELSPCPRCGSARIRVISGDEFNLESIEVQR, encoded by the coding sequence ATGCACGAACTATCTGTAACCGAAAGTGTGCTGGAGATTGCCTGCAAGCACGGTGAAAAGGCACGGGCCAAAAAAGTCACCGATATTTTTCTGGTGATTGGTAAACTATCCAGCATAGTAGACGATTCAGTCCAGTTCTATTGGGATTTCATCAGCAAGGGTACCCTATGCGAAGGAGCCACCCTACATTTCAAAAGGATCCCGGCAGAATTGATTTGTTTGGATTGTGATCACAAATATACGCTCGATGATGAGCTATCGCCTTGCCCCCGGTGTGGCAGCGCCAGAATCCGTGTGATCTCTGGTGATGAATTTAACTTAGAGAGCATAGAAGTGCAGAGATAA
- a CDS encoding cyclic nucleotide-binding domain-containing protein: protein MLNQADITSTIKSIPWFLELDPESITRLSGIANLCSFNAGDIIFSEGEQHPIFYILLEGKVLLESFVPGHGILPIFVAESLDVIGWSSLTPMVRQKTSTARVLEYTAALSFTAESLMELCESDCELGFIFMRRLANIVASRYLNHKLHLLELISDQGK from the coding sequence ATGCTCAATCAGGCAGATATTACATCAACAATAAAATCAATCCCCTGGTTTCTTGAGCTTGATCCTGAAAGCATAACCAGGCTCTCGGGAATCGCTAACTTATGCTCATTTAATGCTGGGGATATCATCTTCTCCGAAGGTGAACAACATCCAATCTTTTATATCTTGCTGGAAGGGAAAGTCCTGCTCGAAAGTTTCGTGCCAGGGCATGGAATCCTACCCATTTTTGTGGCTGAATCACTGGATGTCATTGGATGGTCCAGCCTGACTCCAATGGTCCGCCAAAAAACCAGCACTGCCCGGGTCTTGGAATACACAGCTGCCCTCAGTTTCACCGCAGAATCTCTGATGGAACTTTGCGAATCAGATTGTGAGCTTGGCTTCATTTTCATGCGCCGGTTAGCCAATATTGTGGCATCACGCTATCTGAATCATAAGCTGCATCTTCTGGAACTAATCTCGGATCAGGGCAAATGA
- a CDS encoding hydrogenase maturation protease, whose translation MQADTLIIGIGNADRQDDGVGWHILKNLAEKLGKTVPEDPGEIVEVETDQVDLMFILQIYPELAETISHYKRLCFVDAHTADVADEISWTVLQPEFEKSPLTHHMSPSTVLSIGASIYDHMPETILVSVRGYHFQFERALSPQTEALASQAIDRLWDWINHK comes from the coding sequence ATGCAGGCAGATACACTCATCATAGGCATAGGAAATGCTGACCGCCAGGACGACGGCGTGGGTTGGCATATCCTCAAGAACCTCGCTGAAAAGCTGGGCAAGACCGTCCCTGAAGACCCAGGCGAGATCGTGGAAGTCGAAACCGACCAGGTTGATCTAATGTTCATCCTGCAGATCTACCCGGAACTGGCAGAGACGATATCTCATTACAAACGATTGTGCTTTGTGGATGCTCACACAGCTGATGTTGCGGACGAAATTTCATGGACAGTTCTGCAGCCTGAATTCGAGAAATCTCCACTCACCCACCATATGTCCCCCAGCACGGTGCTCTCCATCGGCGCGTCCATCTATGATCACATGCCGGAAACCATCCTGGTTTCCGTGCGCGGTTATCACTTCCAGTTCGAACGAGCGCTCAGTCCACAGACTGAAGCCCTGGCCTCTCAGGCAATTGACCGCCTTTGGGACTGGATAAATCATAAATAA
- the hypB gene encoding hydrogenase nickel incorporation protein HypB gives MSENRIKIVEKILNANDRLAKANRQKFDDAGVYAINLMASPGAGKTSFIIKTIEGLMADGVQIGVIEGDTAPVTIDSDKINAAGMPAIQINTGGDCHLDAVMLENAIDQMNLTPLDLVIIENVGNLICPAAFELGAHSKVVIASIPEGDDKPYKYPNIYRGLEVLIINKTDLLPYIDFDMDYFRKGVEMLNPGLTTFAVSCKTGEGFDEWLSWLKAKISK, from the coding sequence ATGAGCGAAAACAGAATAAAAATCGTAGAAAAGATACTCAATGCCAATGATCGTTTGGCCAAAGCAAACCGCCAGAAGTTTGATGACGCTGGCGTTTATGCCATCAACCTGATGGCCTCCCCCGGCGCTGGCAAAACCAGCTTCATCATCAAGACCATTGAAGGCTTAATGGCTGATGGTGTTCAGATCGGTGTGATCGAAGGCGACACCGCTCCCGTGACCATAGATTCCGATAAGATCAATGCTGCTGGGATGCCTGCCATCCAGATCAACACCGGCGGCGACTGCCACCTGGACGCGGTCATGCTGGAAAACGCCATCGACCAGATGAACCTCACACCTCTGGATTTAGTGATCATTGAAAACGTTGGCAACCTGATCTGCCCCGCTGCTTTCGAACTGGGCGCACACAGCAAGGTTGTGATCGCCAGCATTCCCGAGGGCGACGATAAACCCTATAAATATCCCAATATCTACCGGGGTTTGGAAGTGTTGATCATCAATAAGACCGATCTCCTGCCCTACATCGACTTCGATATGGATTATTTCCGCAAGGGCGTTGAAATGCTCAATCCCGGCCTGACCACATTTGCCGTCTCCTGCAAGACCGGTGAGGGCTTCGATGAATGGTTGAGCTGGT